From Chryseobacterium salivictor, a single genomic window includes:
- a CDS encoding glycosyltransferase — MKICVISFDFWNYDAHIVEELRRKGVDAHHINIGAYRHGSFSARIKNSISKILLKRNLKNKLRQEMILEKLNKLGPQDQILVINPELIDREFHVQIKKFTKRYIAYLYDSLARCPAQHLFDLFDNVFSFDKADAAKNSFQLITNYNYLPELKQTQPAEYDLIYLGSFDNRIGPLAKIIAKIEELNLSYSCVVVGKKTWTKKLVQNAGEITFTRKRIKHNDIPRYYSEGKVLVDLMRDNQTGLSFRFFEAMALKKKIITNNPTVKEYDFYRPENILVLNDDLSNLDRSFFESDYQELPVDVYEKYRIKHWVETVFELK; from the coding sequence ATGAAAATCTGTGTAATCAGTTTTGATTTTTGGAATTACGACGCTCATATTGTTGAAGAGCTTCGAAGAAAAGGTGTGGATGCCCATCATATTAATATTGGCGCCTATCGTCACGGAAGTTTTTCGGCGAGAATAAAAAATTCCATTTCTAAAATCCTGCTGAAGCGCAATTTGAAAAATAAACTGCGGCAGGAAATGATTCTGGAAAAGCTCAATAAACTGGGGCCGCAAGATCAGATTTTGGTCATCAATCCGGAATTGATAGACCGCGAATTTCATGTTCAGATAAAGAAGTTTACTAAAAGATATATCGCCTATTTATATGACAGTTTAGCGCGTTGTCCCGCACAGCATTTGTTCGATTTGTTTGATAATGTTTTCAGTTTTGACAAAGCAGATGCAGCAAAAAACAGTTTTCAGTTGATTACCAACTATAATTATCTGCCAGAACTCAAACAAACTCAACCTGCGGAATATGATTTGATTTATTTGGGTTCATTTGATAACCGAATCGGCCCGCTGGCAAAGATCATCGCTAAGATTGAAGAACTGAACTTAAGTTACAGCTGTGTGGTGGTCGGTAAAAAAACATGGACGAAAAAACTGGTGCAGAATGCCGGTGAAATCACTTTTACGCGGAAAAGGATCAAGCATAACGATATACCGCGCTATTACAGTGAAGGGAAAGTTTTGGTGGATTTAATGCGGGACAACCAAACCGGATTGAGTTTTAGATTTTTCGAAGCAATGGCTTTAAAGAAGAAAATAATCACCAATAATCCGACTGTAAAAGAGTACGATTTCTACCGGCCTGAAAACATTTTGGTTTTAAATGATGATCTTTCTAATCTGGACCGGTCATTTTTTGAAAGTGACTATCAGGAGCTTCCGGTCGATGTGTACGAAAAATACCGGATTAAGCATTGGGTGGAAACGGTTTTTGAATTAAAATAA
- a CDS encoding glycosyltransferase family 4 protein, with product MSSLQHVLILTREYYHPKLQRVGGTGVFNSVLAKELVKNGIKVSVFAVNKNTVSFDDQGVEVYSIKGIFERNFLLEFLRSVTGKIGFLKPLHFKIYEHEKKAIQKQLNNWIRTNNYKINLIETHDFEGMALCIDERIPYVIRCHGSWTVLEKYFNYKNVSQGRTHCEKLAFEKSRNNIVISNFSKRINERFFNIKNARLIYNGIDTDFFKPNATNSILAKSIFYLGNVSSEKGAELAIGSFLKVKKSFPESTLHFIGKVNLSDLYIQENIMKNNIQESVFFYGEKKKEEIVELISRAEIVYFPSKGENFSLSLLEVMAMGKPVICSDIDSFREIIVNNENGLIASGVSEFYMHTKKLFNDSELRTRLSENARETVVKQFDLKKMIQATISYYKEII from the coding sequence ATGAGCAGTTTACAACATGTTTTGATATTGACCCGGGAATATTATCATCCTAAATTACAAAGGGTGGGCGGAACCGGTGTTTTTAACAGTGTGTTGGCCAAAGAGCTCGTGAAAAATGGAATTAAAGTAAGTGTTTTTGCGGTCAATAAAAACACTGTTTCTTTTGATGACCAAGGAGTTGAAGTTTATTCCATAAAAGGTATTTTTGAAAGGAACTTTCTTTTAGAATTTCTAAGATCGGTTACTGGAAAAATCGGTTTTTTGAAACCGTTGCATTTTAAAATTTATGAACACGAAAAAAAAGCAATTCAGAAGCAACTTAATAATTGGATCAGAACGAATAATTATAAAATTAATTTAATTGAGACCCATGATTTCGAAGGAATGGCACTCTGCATTGATGAGAGAATTCCCTATGTAATCAGATGCCATGGCTCCTGGACTGTTTTGGAAAAGTACTTTAATTATAAAAATGTTTCTCAGGGGAGAACACATTGCGAGAAATTAGCCTTTGAAAAGTCCAGAAATAATATTGTGATCTCGAATTTTTCTAAAAGAATTAATGAACGTTTTTTCAATATAAAAAATGCAAGACTTATTTATAACGGTATTGATACGGATTTTTTTAAACCCAACGCAACAAATTCTATTCTTGCAAAATCAATTTTTTATCTAGGTAATGTATCGTCTGAAAAAGGAGCAGAGTTGGCGATCGGGTCATTTTTGAAAGTGAAAAAAAGTTTCCCGGAAAGCACTTTGCATTTCATTGGTAAGGTTAATCTCAGTGATCTGTATATTCAGGAAAATATTATGAAAAATAATATTCAGGAATCTGTTTTTTTTTATGGTGAGAAAAAGAAAGAAGAGATTGTTGAGTTGATCAGCAGAGCAGAAATCGTGTACTTTCCTTCAAAAGGAGAAAATTTCAGTTTATCTTTGCTGGAAGTGATGGCGATGGGAAAACCTGTAATCTGTTCCGATATAGATTCTTTCAGAGAAATAATTGTAAATAACGAGAATGGATTAATTGCAAGTGGCGTTTCTGAATTTTATATGCATACCAAAAAATTGTTTAATGATTCTGAATTAAGAA